The segment AATCTGGATTGATGTAAATGTAATCGCCAATTCGCAATTCCAGCTCGTCCGGATGCTCGGAGCGGTGAGGATACAAGACTTTGTAGACTTGACGTGTGGCGAGTCGAGCATCTCGCGAATAGAGACGAAGTTCCCAGTTGGAAGAGGATGTCGTTTCAAGAGCTTCCACGAGATTTACGAGACCGTTGTAGTTGCTGGTCGGGAATTGATATGCCAATGTCAAGTGCAACGATTTCACGTGAGACTCCAGAGAAATAGctgcaaataattttgaataaaaattgaaaaaaaaaattatttaaaaagtaaacttaagtcgctccaaataaaactctgatattttaattcaacaaagaatccaaaatcttaaaatttctctttgtATTTAACTTaatcttaagaaaaaattatttttggatgaaaaacgTTGAGAAATTCTTGAATATTGATAAGTTGTTTCCAAAACCTGATCGAAATTTTTGCCCTTTAGAtttatttagagaaaaaataaatatttttttttttataaaattaattaaagttgacATTGACTTCAGagcaattcaactaaaaattaaaaaaattttttttttaaattttgaaaacaaaagttcaatgtttgtcgaaaaaatatttttagagaagaaaaatattttaaaaatatcatttcaacaaaaatttaataaaattattattttttgaaaatttcgtaaaaaaatataaaaatagaaaaactgatcatttttaataaaatttcctttgaaaattttgttgatgcaaattgaaggagaaaaaaattctctaattttcgattttgatcacttgtttaatttttttcttacaatttttaatgattgtgTTATCTtagcaaattttgttaattttttaaaaataattctaaaacaaactgtaattttttttggctttttcattcagactgtcaaaaaatattgaaaaataaaaaaataaacgtctaaattttcaataaatcttTATATTCGACATCAATTGCAAGATTattcttcagttttttatatgaaatcgTTTGAAAccaaatttcattgaatttttaaaaaacatttttttaatgataaatataaatattttttagatctcatttttttacttcaattttttataaaaagatttttttaaaaaatttttttaatcacaatttctcctcaaaaattctttttgcccttttttcaatatttttcgatcaaattaaagtaaaacttttgaattttatttagagcgccttaattttaagatgaaccttagcaaaaaataattatttaccagaaaaataacaagagaacccaaaaaatctaatgaacaaaagaaaataataaaagggaTCGTAAATAGGCAGTAAAAGAAGTGTGTTAGTGATCTACAGGAAAATAGCTTACATCGACTACTTTTGGGTATACATCGAGCTGATGTAACCGCACACCACGGAAAGCAAGTAACCAAAGCATCCAAATGCTCTGTCGTATCACCCGTTACTAAGAAATGTccaaagaaaaagttaatccCACTGCCCTAAGTAATAAACTCTCTTTTCTTACTTGAATGCGAGACCTCCTTCACAAACTGCAACGCAATGTGCTTCAAATATTCCGCATCTTCGTCAGGCACAAAATATCCCATGAAATTCGGACTTATATATCGCTCGAGTGCAATTGATCGTGGCGGTGCTGCTCCCATATTTTCCACCACCTGTTTCAACGTTTTCGATAACTGCAGAGCACACTCATCTGGCGCCTTGAAAAACGACACAAGTGTGATATGCGGCGTAAAATTATGGGCGCCATTCCATCCACATGTCGTCCGTGACtcaatccaaaatttttctagCTCTTCCAGCAACGTTCCCGTGGGACAAACGTACAAAATGTATTCGCGCGGATTGTCATCGTCCAAAAAGGGGTCATTCACGTGTGCCAGCAGCCAATCTGACGCCAATTGAACACCACGATGTCCCGTGGAGGCAAGAGCCTTTTCactacaaaacaaaattccgatagacaaaaattgattacGTCACGAAAAAAACTTACGCGCGAGCTTTCGGAACTCCCATCTGGAGTAAAATCTGTAATTCAGTCTGGTGATGCTTGTTCGACGGCCTCGATGGCGTATTGAGGCGTCGCGGTGGCAACGCTGCCATTTCTGAGTCgagataattcaattaattcaattattttcgagGTGCTCCAATTCCTCCTGCTGCATtggtttgtttacatttttctgaCATCAGCTGACACCGCATCGCCACACGCTAATTCAAGATTTTCTAGCggcattttattgtttacatccgacatttcattgaaatttccaCGTTTTCCATTGAATTTCCCGGAAAAAATGGCATTTTCCTTTGGAGCAACTAGCACCCCAGCGAAACCAGCTACAGGTAAGAAATTTCgcttaaaaattgctttttttgaagtgttttaaaaatttccacgcTTTTTACAGGTTTTGGTCAGAACACAACTTTTGGTTTCGGTAACACGAGTACTTTTGGAGCTGCACCAGCTGCTGCTACAACGACCGTTCCATCACTTTTTGgaggtaaaattttgaattaattcgaaatttttccaatttttttctaaattttaattttttttttagcaaccaATACAAACACATTCGGAACATCCACTTTTGGACAAGCGACAGCAACCACATCTGCTCCCAGTTTATTCGGAACACAACAACCAGCTACAAATACGGGACTTTCGCTCTTTGGTCAGACAAATACTGCCTTTGGACaaccgcagcagcagcaacaacaaccaaCTCTCACGGGATTCGGTCAAAAACCAGCTGGCACAGCATGGCCCGCCTTCGGAAGTACCACAACGACATCGCAGCCGAGCACGGGTTTTGGCACGGGAACTAGTTTTGGGGGTTTCGGCACGACTTTTGGTCAAAATACcacgcaacaacaacaaatgcagcagcagcagcaattaAATGTCCCTCAAATGTCGGCAGACGAGCAATTTTTGAACGCTGTCTTCAACGTTTCCATTTTCGGCGATGAACGCGACGCCACAGTCGCCAAATGGAATCACTTGCAGGCGATGTGGGGTGTCGGAAAGGCATTTTACTCGAATCAGCCGCCCGTGGAAATTGATCAGCAGAATTTGTTGTCGCGTTTCAAGACAATGGGCTACAGTAAGCTTAGCGGGAAAGACAACAAAGCCGGATTGATTGCGATTAATTTCAACAAACCCGTGGCACAAGTCAAGGACACGCAACAACAAGTTGTCAACACTTTAACGCAGATTTTTGGTAACAAACCAAATTTGAGTGTTCATGTTGAGAGCACAAAACCCCTCTCCGACACCAAAAGTCAGCTAATTTTTTACGTGCAAGAAAAATCGGCCACAAATGAAACGCGAAAAATTCCATCGCAAGAAGTTTATGCCTTCATCAACGGTCAAACGATGTCGAAACAA is part of the Culicoides brevitarsis isolate CSIRO-B50_1 chromosome 3, AGI_CSIRO_Cbre_v1, whole genome shotgun sequence genome and harbors:
- the LOC134835625 gene encoding probable nucleoporin Nup54 — its product is MAFSFGATSTPAKPATGFGQNTTFGFGNTSTFGAAPAAATTTVPSLFGATNTNTFGTSTFGQATATTSAPSLFGTQQPATNTGLSLFGQTNTAFGQPQQQQQQPTLTGFGQKPAGTAWPAFGSTTTTSQPSTGFGTGTSFGGFGTTFGQNTTQQQQMQQQQQLNVPQMSADEQFLNAVFNVSIFGDERDATVAKWNHLQAMWGVGKAFYSNQPPVEIDQQNLLSRFKTMGYSKLSGKDNKAGLIAINFNKPVAQVKDTQQQVVNTLTQIFGNKPNLSVHVESTKPLSDTKSQLIFYVQEKSATNETRKIPSQEVYAFINGQTMSKQQLTNLGVENIFPFVLPDEDQLKEYLENPPKGIDRRMWNQAREDNPDPKKFIPVPMIGFNDLKWRIKCQENETDAHALYLQKVEKDLNALKQRHANTSAKIMEHRRKLSELSHRVLKIIVKQESTRKMGIGLSAEEEAIRTKLDNMHIIVSAPTQFKGRLSELLSQTRMQRNQWRMVGSGNEYTLDKDAQEEMKSFLTMQQKAMAHVIDIANKDLADLKIIQEGITRLVQS